The Pyxidicoccus sp. MSG2 DNA segment GCGCGCTACGCCGGCCGCTCGGTCTTCCGCTCCCTGGCGCAGAAGAAGTGAGCCCGTGAGCGACAAGCAACCGCGCATCCTCGTCTCCAACGACGACGGCTACTTCTCCGAGGGCCTCAAGGCACTCGTGGACGCCGTGACACCGCTGGGCGAGGTGTGGGTGGTGGCGCCAGACCGCGAGCAGAGCGCCGCCTCGCACGCCATCTCCCTGCACCGGCCGCTGCGCATCAAGGAGGTGCGCGAGCGGTGGTTCGCCATCGACGGCACCCCGGCGGACAGCGCTTATCTGGCGATCAACCACCTCCTGAAGGATGATCGCCCGGCTCTCATGGTTTCCGGCATCAATCACGGCGCGAATCTGGCCGAAGACGTCATGTACTCCGGCACGGTGGCGGCGGCGATGGAAGGGGCCATCCTCGGGGTGCCCGCCATCGCCTTCAGCCTCGTGGCCCGGGGGCAGTTCGACTTCGGTCCGGCGGCCCGCTTCGCCCGCTCGCTGGTGGCGAGCGCGCTGGCGCGTCCGCTGCCGCCGAGGATGCTCCTCAACGTGAACATCCCCGGTGGGGTGGAGCCGGACGGCTACGTGGTGACGCGCCAGGGCCGGCACACCTACGGGTACGAGGTGGTGGAGAAGGTGGACCCGCGGGGCCGCAAGTACTACTGGATTGGCGGCAGCGAGTACCAGCACGAGGACATCCCGGGCAGCGACTGCAATGCGGTGCACCTGGACCGGCGCATCTCCGTGACGCCGCTGCACTTCGAGCTGACGGACCACGGGCGCATGGGTGACCTGGCGGGGTGGCGGCTCGAGGGCTTCGACCGGCACGAACCGGACGGTGCCTAGCGTTGAAGTCCTCCGTGTCCAGCCGAGCGGGTGGGGCGCTCCGGGTGTTCCTCGTGGCCGTGCTGTTCGCCGGCTGCGCGGGAACCCGGGCGGCCGCACCCGGTCCGGACACGGCGTGGGCCCCGGCGGATGACGTGAAGGGCGCGGCG contains these protein-coding regions:
- the surE gene encoding 5'/3'-nucleotidase SurE, whose product is MSDKQPRILVSNDDGYFSEGLKALVDAVTPLGEVWVVAPDREQSAASHAISLHRPLRIKEVRERWFAIDGTPADSAYLAINHLLKDDRPALMVSGINHGANLAEDVMYSGTVAAAMEGAILGVPAIAFSLVARGQFDFGPAARFARSLVASALARPLPPRMLLNVNIPGGVEPDGYVVTRQGRHTYGYEVVEKVDPRGRKYYWIGGSEYQHEDIPGSDCNAVHLDRRISVTPLHFELTDHGRMGDLAGWRLEGFDRHEPDGA